Proteins encoded by one window of Glycine soja cultivar W05 chromosome 15, ASM419377v2, whole genome shotgun sequence:
- the LOC114388558 gene encoding uncharacterized protein LOC114388558, whose protein sequence is MANLVPGVLLKLLQHMNTDVKVGGEHRSSLLQVVSIVPALAAGGELFPNQGFYLKVSDSSHATYVSLPDEHDDLILSDKIQLGQFVFVDRLEGASPVPILRGVRPVPGRHPCVGTPEDIVATHSLAFLDHCSDKNGVSSGAGDTDRSKSPRKVFGGGVGEKEKKERVRSNVGGGSGKEDVQSSKASAVFGRSKSQPQQPQPIKPALKIQVKKESLTRLKSTNSRSIPSSPSSCYSLPSSFEKFANGVRQHQAKVGAKVGVAETEKSVRGASSSVGKKIVVGNPIRNLVQGIELGTKALRKSWEGSMEVKTKESSKTRVASKFDPKPEASIPRRRSISNEKLLSKEESRIQAPTKPSKEQHKIQTPTKKANANGTVEEPEKSSKQRTSIGKKSAEVSNSGLPGNLVKVAVSNRKVTDGSVQWASLPSSISKIGREVMKHRDAAQMAATEAMQEAAAAESLLQCLRTYSELTNSAKEHNLQPAVEQFLTLHASLNSTRTIAESLSKPIPDGSSPDYERSTVEEALKVKSDRQKQSASWVQAALATNLSSFAVFTRESQSSKPPTSSNSQNQKTVVGSQHMLVLHNSSEDASSKVHAKTRLTAYSKHASLGTLRKPGDALLNGQKQLVQPPPEWVRGNGLNEVVNLAEMLQLQSRDWFLGFVERFLDSDGDTTLSDNDQIAGMLTQLKSVNDWLDEIGSSKDEGESCEISAETIDRLRKKIYEYLLTHVESAAAALSGGSQSSPQVQTIQSKAKR, encoded by the exons ATGGCGAATCTGGTACCGGGGGTGCTTCTGAAGCTTCTGCAGCACATGAACACGGATGTGAAGGTTGGTGGTGAGCACAGGTCTTCGCTTTTGCAAGTTGTGAGCATTGTTCCGGCACTTGCAGCAGGGGGTGAGCTTTTCCCAAATCAAGGTTTTTATCTCAAAGTCTCTGATTCCTCTCATGCTACCTACGTGTCTCTCCCTGATGAGCATGATGATCTCATTCTCAGTGATAAGATTCAGTTGGGTCAGTTTGTGTTTGTTGATCGTTTGGAGGGCGCTTCTCCTGTCCCCATTCTCAGAGGGGTTAGGCCTGTTCCTGGGAGACACCCTTGTGTTGGAACCCCTGAGGATATTGTTGCAACTCATTCCCTTGCTTTCCTTGATCATTGTAGTGACAAGAATGGGGTTTCTTCTGGTGCCGGTGACACGGATAGATCGAAGTCTCCGAGGAAGGTGTTTGGTGGTGGGGTTggggagaaggagaagaaggagagagTGAGATCAAATGTTGGTGGTGGGAGTGGTAAAGAGGATGTGCAATCCAGCAAAGCAAGTGCTGTTTTCGGTAGGAGCAAATCTCAGCCTCAGCAACCTCAGCCTATCAAGCCTGCACTCAAGATTCAGGTGAAGAAGGAATCATTGACTAGATTGAAGTCTACCAATTCGCGGTCCATTCCTTCGTCACCGAGTAGTTGCTACTCGTTGCCTAGTTCTTTTGAGAAATTTGCCAATGGGGTCAGGCAGCATCAGGCAAAGGTTGGGGCTAAGGTGGGAGTGGCGGAGACGGAAAAGTCTGTTCGAGGGGCTAGTAGTTCGGTTGGGAAGAAAATTGTGGTGGGAAATCCGATTAGAAATTTGGTGCAGGGAATTGAGCTGGGGACTAAGGCTTTAAGGAAGAGCTGGGAAGGGAGTATGGAGGTCAAGACTAAAGAGTCTTCCAAAACCAGGGTTGCATCCAAGTTTGATCCTAAGCCTGAAGCAAGT ATTCCTAGAAGGAGAAGCATTTCAAATGAAAAGTTGCTATCTAAAGAGGAGAGCAGGATCCAAGCACCAACAAAGCCCTCTAAGGAACAACATAAGATTCAAACGCCTACAAAGAAGGCTAATGCTAATGGAACTGTAGAGGAACCAGAAAAGTCGAGTAAGCAAAGAACTTCCATCGGAAAGAAATCAGCAGAAGTTTCTAACAGTGGACTCCCTGGAAACTTGGTCAAAGTTGCTGTAAGTAATAGAAAAGTGACAGATGGAAGTGTTCAATGGGCATCACTCCCATCATCTATTTCAAAGATTGGAAGG GAAGTAATGAAACACAGGGATGCGGCACAGATGGCAGCAACTGAGGCTATGCAAGAGGCTGCTGCTGCAGAGAGTTTACTGCAATGTCTAAG AACATACTCGGAGCTAACTAATTCTGCTAAGGAACATAACCTACAGCCAGCAGTAGAGCAGTTTTTAACTCTTCATGCTAGCCTGAATAGTACCCGAACAATTGCTGAATCCTTGTCAAAACCCATTCCAGATGGTTCATCTCCAGATTATGAAAGGAGCACAGTGGAAGAAGCGCTAAAAGTAAAATCAGATCGACAAAAACAATCGGCTTCCTGGGTCCAGGCAGCCTTGGCCACCAATTTGTCATCATTTGCTGTTTTTACTAGAGAATCTCAATCATCCAAGCCTCCAACTTCAAGCAATTCTCAAAATCAGAAGACTGTTGTGGGAAGTCAACACATGTTAGTCCTACACAATTCCAGTGAAGATGCTTCATCAAAAGTTCATGCAAAAACTCGTCTGACAGCTTATTCCAAGCATGCCTCACTAGGAACTCTTCGCAAACCAGGTGATGCGTTATTAAATGGGCAGAAGCAGCTAGTGCAACCTCCCCCAGAATGGGTTAGAGGAAATGGTCTGAATGAGGTAGTTAATTTGGCTGAAATGTTACAGTTACAGTCCCGAGACTGGTTTTTGGGATTTGTTGAGAGGTTCTTGGACAGTGATGGGGACACTACCTTGTCTGATAATGACCAAATAGCAGGAATGCTCACTCAACTAAAGAGTGTTAATGATTGGTTAGATGAGATAGGATCGAGCAAGGATGAGGGAGAATCATGCGAGATATCAGCAGAGACAATTGACCGGTTGAGGAAGAAGATATATGAATATCTTCTTACACATGTTGAATCTGCTGCTGCTGCACTCAGTGGTGGATCACAATCGTCACCTCAGGTCCAAACAATACAAAGTAAAGCCAAAAGGTGA